One Dermacentor andersoni chromosome 6, qqDerAnde1_hic_scaffold, whole genome shotgun sequence genomic window carries:
- the mRpS25 gene encoding small ribosomal subunit protein mS25 encodes MSFMRGPAPVRRTLQYLEKGRLVFKDRVKIMSLNFNTAGRARDRHEGMKDFVFWFLPQVQYKNPDVQVAIFKNMTPTPFARFWLEDGKEVIMDVDGKSKEEILNQMLVTLGKTTEQLQREALMREKKDTPANFGRHYDKFCICEVPGQVPCPGIVPLPKSMRGKFRLEQEL; translated from the coding sequence ATGTCTTTCATGCGAGGACCTGCTCCCGTTCGGAGGACTCTGCAGTATCTCGAGAAAGGTCGCCTAGTGTTCAAGGACCGAGTGAAAATCATGAGCCTGAATTTCAACACTGCCGGAAGAGCCAGGGATCGGCACGAAGGCATGAAAGATTTCGTCTTCTGGTTTCTGCCTCAGGTTCAGTACAAAAATCCCGACGTGCAGGTCGCTATATTCAAGAACATGACGCCGACGCCGTTCGCCAGGTTCTGGCTGGAAGACGGCAAAGAGGTCATCATGGACGTAGACGGAAAGAGCAAGGAAGAGATCCTAAACCAAATGCTTGTGACGCTGGGCAAGACGACTGAGCAGCTACAGAGGGAAGCACTGATGCGAGAGAAGAAAGACACGCCGGCCAACTTCGGCAGACATTACGACAAGTTTTGCATCTGCGAAGTGCCAGGACAAGTCCCTTGCCCGGGAATCGTACCACTGCCTAAAAGCATGCGTGGGAAGTTCCGACTTGAACAGGAACTGTGA